The Gordonia iterans DNA window ATGAGGTCGGCGAACTCGTCGAATCCCCGCTCGCAGACCGCTCCGGTGACCGCGCCGACACTGCCGAAGCGCGTGTAGACGGCCATGGTCGAGACCCCCGCCGCCGCAGCCAGTCTGCGCACAGTCACCGCACCCGCGCCGTCGGCGGTGATCATGCGGTAGGCCTCGTCGATCAACCGCTCCCGCACCGCGTCCGTCGTCGCCGATCTCGGCGCGATCGGGTCCGGCACCGTACCCTCGCCGTCGCCGCCGGGTGGCGGACTCCCCTTGCGCTCTCCCATAACGACGTTATGATAGCGCCTATAACGTAGTTATATCCGCCGAGTGAAGGAGCTCACCGCCATGACCGCCACCGGATCCAATCTGTTCCTCTCCGGCGAGTTCACTCCGGTCCGCAGCGAGCTCACCGAGTTCGACCTGCCGGTGACCGGCGTCCTGCCCGACCAGCTCAGCGGCCGCTACCTGCGCAACGGCCCGAATCCGGTCGCCGACCTCGACCCGGACACCTACAACTGGTTCACCGGCGACGGCATGGTCCACGGCATCGCGCTGGACGGCGGCCGCGCGCGCTGGTACCGGAATCGCTGGGTCGACTCGCCGGTCACCGCGGCGGCCCTGGCCGCCCGGGGTGTCCCCCGGTCCGCGCCGTCGGATGCCGGCCGGTCGTTCGTGCACGGCCCGGGCGCCAACACCAACGTCATCGGCTTCGGCGGACGCACCCTCGCGCTGGTCGAGGCCGGTCTCGCCTGCCAGGAGCTGTCCACCGAACTCGACACCGTCGACGTCTGCGACTTCGGCGGCACCGTCCGCAGCGGCTTCACCGCACACCCGCTGGAAGACCCGGAGACCGGCGAACTGCACGCGATCAGCTACCACTTCGGGCTCGGCGACCGGGTCCGCTACACGGTGATCGGCCGGGACGGCCGGGCGCGGCGGGAGGTCGACATCACCGTCGGCGGCAGCCCGATGATGCACTCGTTCTCGCTGACGGCGTCGTCGGTGGTGATCTACGACCTGCCGGTGGTCTTCGATCCGCGACAGGCCGCAGCGCTGACCGTCGCCCGTCCGCTGCGCCCGCTGGCGCGTCTGGCGCTGGGCGCGATCGCCGGGCGGGTCCAGCTTCCGCACGCGACGGGGCGTCGTATTCCGGCTAATCCGGCGGGACGGCTTCCGTACCGGTGGGACCCGGGCTACCGGGCGCGGGTCGGCGTCATGCCGCGGGAGGGACGTGACGAGGACGTGCGCTGGATCGACGTCGATCCGTGCTACGTGTACCACTCGCTCAACGCCTACGACGACGACGGCGACGTGGTCGTGGATCTGGTGGTGCACCAGCGCACCTTCGACCGGGACCTGACCGGCCCGACCGAGGGGCACCCGCGCCTGGAGAGGTGGCGGCTCGACCCCGCCGCGGGCACCTGCTCCCGGACCCCGCTCGACGACACCGAGGTGGAGTTCCCGCGCGGCGACGAGCGTTTCACCGGCCGCGCGCACTCCACCGGCTGGATGGTCGCCACCGGAGACGGCGGCGCGAGCCGCCTGTTCTCCGACCGGCTCATCCGGGTCGGACACGACGGAT harbors:
- a CDS encoding carotenoid oxygenase family protein, whose amino-acid sequence is MTATGSNLFLSGEFTPVRSELTEFDLPVTGVLPDQLSGRYLRNGPNPVADLDPDTYNWFTGDGMVHGIALDGGRARWYRNRWVDSPVTAAALAARGVPRSAPSDAGRSFVHGPGANTNVIGFGGRTLALVEAGLACQELSTELDTVDVCDFGGTVRSGFTAHPLEDPETGELHAISYHFGLGDRVRYTVIGRDGRARREVDITVGGSPMMHSFSLTASSVVIYDLPVVFDPRQAAALTVARPLRPLARLALGAIAGRVQLPHATGRRIPANPAGRLPYRWDPGYRARVGVMPREGRDEDVRWIDVDPCYVYHSLNAYDDDGDVVVDLVVHQRTFDRDLTGPTEGHPRLERWRLDPAAGTCSRTPLDDTEVEFPRGDERFTGRAHSTGWMVATGDGGASRLFSDRLIRVGHDGSAATVRAFGESSSVGEFVFVPRSPDASEGDGFVMGLVSDLAEDTTRLVVLDAQTLEDVAAVALPQRVPPGFHGNWLPD